The following coding sequences are from one Microtus pennsylvanicus isolate mMicPen1 chromosome 1, mMicPen1.hap1, whole genome shotgun sequence window:
- the LOC142837522 gene encoding transcription intermediary factor 1-beta-like, whose protein sequence is MWLFPGLRVFPPLPGCLDLDLTADSQPPVFKVFPGNTTKDYNLIVIERGAAAAAAGQAGTVPPGAPGALPLPGMAIVKEEETEAAIGAPPIATEGPETKPVLMTLAEGPGTEGPRLASPSGSTSSGLEVVAPEGTSVPVGGPGILDDSATICRVCQKPGDLVMCNQCEFCFHLDCHLPALQDVPGEEWSCSLCHVIPDLKEEDGSLSLDGSDNTGVVAKLSPVNQRKCERVLLALFCHEPCRPLHQLATDSTFSMEQPGGTLDLTLIRARLQEKLSPPYSSPQEFAQDVGRMFKQFNKLTEDKADVQSIIGLQRFFETRMNDAFGDTKFSAVLVEPPPLNLPSASLSSQELSGGPGDGP, encoded by the exons ATGTGGCTTTTCCCTGGGTTGCGAG TGTTCCCCCCACTCCCTGGGTGCCTGGATCTGGATCTCACTGCTGATAGCCAGCCACCAGTCTTCAAGGTCTTTCCTGGAAACACCACTAAGGATTACAATCTGATTGTTATTGAGCGGggtgctgcagcagcagcagctggtcAGGCTGGGACTGTTCCCCCAGGAGCTCCTGGTGCCCTACCCCTGCCTGGCATGGCCATTGTCAAG gaagaagagacagaagctgctATTGGAGCCCCACCTATTGCCACTGAGGGTCCTGAGACCAAGCCTGTGTTGATGACTCTGGCTGAAGGCCCTGGGACTGAGGGACCACGCCTGGCTTCACCTAGTGGCAGTACTAGCTCAGGCCTGGAAGTGGTGGCTCCTGAGGGTACCTCAGTCCCAGTAGGGGGACCAGGTATCCTGGATGACAGTGCCACTATCTGCCGCGTCTGCCAGAAGCCAGGTGACCTGGTCATGTGCAACCAGTGCGAGTTTTGCTTCCACCTGGATTGCCacctccctgccctgcaggatgTTCCAGG GGAAGAGTGGAGTTGCTCACTCTGCCACGTGATCCCTGACCTAAAGGAGGAAGATGGAAGCCTTAGCCTGGATGGATCAGATAACACTGGTGTGGTTGCTAAGCTCTCACCAGTCAACCAGCGG AAATGTGAGCGCGTCCTTCTGGCCCTGTTCTGCCATGAACCCTGCCGCCCCTTGCACCAGCTGGCTACTGATTCTACATTCTccatg GAGCAGCCTGGTGGTACCCTAGACCTGACCCTGATACGTGCTCGCCTTCAAGAGAAGCTGTCACCCCCTTATAGTTCTCCCCAGGAGTTTGCCCAAGATGTGGGCCGCATGTTCAAGCAGTTCAACAAGCTGACTGAG GACAAGGCGGATGTGCAGTCCATCATCGGCCTGCAGCGCTTCTTTGAGACGCGCATGAATGACGCCTTTGGTGACACCAAGTTTTCTGCTGTGCTGGTAGAACCACCACCGCTGAACCTTCCCAGTGCTAGCCTAAGTTCTCAGGAGCTGTCCGGTGGCCCTGGGGATggtccctga